The DNA window GAGGGGTGTactcgtactgccgtgctatggaagaacgccgtatgaacctttagacgcagccaaatttccttagataatcacgaattttcggaatatttttctaccaatttttcaaatacttttgttcgcaatttcacctcaagttcgtgaaaaatttctctgaaaaatattcatgactgtcctcaaaaataaacattttatcgagggaaatttggcaactctcgaatgttcatacggcgtttttccttagcacggtagtgtagaGATCCGTATCGGCaatttttaatctttaaaaataaagatgaaATAAAAAGACTGAGTTGGCAACAGCCGCGGAGGGAATATCGCTGACGGTTGCCCAAATCCTCGTGTTAACACTGTTCCGCGGATTTTCAGACAGGCTCCCGGGGTTTAATGAATCCCTGCCCCTTCGCTTCACTCTTTATCGCGGTCTCCGTGTTAATTTTTGATACGGTTTTTTGTTTCCGTTTCCccttctcctcccctcccctctcctccctTACTCGTTCCGTTGGACCGCGAATTGTCCCAGCCCGGCAATTCCGGCATATCTCAAATACCGGTCGCAACACTCATGCAAAGAGTGTTTATCTCTGTGGAAAATCAAAAGTAGGTCTTATATTCAGCTGTCAAGCAATTTTGAGGTCACTCTCTAAAGCTGGGGTTTGATTATAGAAAAGATTTCACCCATTGGCATGACCTCCTGCATAACAGAAGAAAAGTTATAACTTTGCACGGAAAAATTTCGACTCAACAGTCGGCTCTGAGCGAACTTTTAAGCAATGTATTGCACGATGcggtaaaattataaaattggcTACGAGATTGACTGGCCCAAAGTATATCTAAAAATACTGTGAGAAATTTATAAAGTTGAAAGTTGGTGCATTCGTACTGGAAGTGtcttcaagattttttttgaaggagcttTAAAGAAGTCAGGGACTTAAACGAAACGAAAGGAAAATAAGAGGATATATCAATGACAAATCTTATGATGATTTCACAAGATATCTAGTTTtgtattatgatttttttgctTACTTATGTTTGACTTCATTTAGATGTCCgtctcaaatatttttttgcaagaatGAGTACACTTTATAACTATGAACAAGCCGGAAGCTACCTATTTCTCCCTGATTCAGAAAACAAACACATGAAGAAACAATTATATAAATAGTCCCCTGGCTATTCTTAActatttttatgatgaatttttcCAGAACTTTAAGGCGTTATTAAGCATCTCATGAACAACTCATGaggttttcatttttgaaaacttttttgaatgtaacgacgaaaaaattaggttattctttttttcaaaacaaatggaattttatcGTAAATCATTACTTAAacactgttttatttttttagaatattctctatgaagaaggaaaaaacatgCATTACATAAATAAATGTAGTATTACGAAGGATGAAGTAGACGAATATAGCATTGCACGTGTCTCACTATAACGCAAGTCTATATTATTCtgttccagtttttaggtcctCTGAATTTACTTTACTCAGAATACGTACATGACCAATCTTTTAAGCATGCTGGGCGCTTTTATCTAACTTAAAACTGgatgttttgaaaaaacattCTCTTCATTGTGCCAAAAAATAAAAGGTTAAGTATTGAAATGAAACTTTTAAGATGAACTGTGCTGATGAAAGAAAATGACGGTTggccatcactggaaaaaaagtcgcttggatctagagttcacactcttaaaaacattgacaagaaaaaatactctttagtCAATCGTACTTTAtgctgaaatcaaaagaaaatccgcctaaatcaagggGCTCGGctctttgattcaaggaaaaaactgattgaattaagagtattttttcttgtcaatgtttttaagagtctggactctagatccaagcgactttttttccagtgatggccAACTGTCATTTTCTTTCATCAGCACTGTTCATCtcagaagtttcattttttccagtgtataattaATTATCAATTGGAATAGAAATTGCAAAGCCACACGCTTACAtttgatattatttttctcttttgcgTCGAGATAAGATAAACATTCAAAGACTCTTCGATTCTCATGTAGGTTGAGTGTTGCCGCGAGAATCACCAtaggatatcgacggtgagtCGGTTTGCGCGCGCGATGAATCACCacgtatgaaaattttaaggaatgatattgatttggtctacttcaaaaaaataaaatgcgagcgtagatttttaaacaccgcaaacgagatacgtggtttggtagtttcaccgtcgatatgcaagtttcatcgataaaatttcactcatacTTTTTAGAGAATCTATACGGCATACAATTTCCGCATTGCGAACTTTCTTCGTCGTATAACAACTCATGTTCTTATGTCTAAACTTCGGATGACCTAAATGATGGGCCAGTGGCACtgatgttttcttttaattaataATGTATTGAAAATACAGTGTGTTCTGAATTTCTAggatttttttcggatttttttttaaacccaaaatggccaaaaaacttggttttgaaaatgccaaaaatgggaTCAGATATTTTCGATGGGCTCTGATGACGTAGTCGTACGGAGGAGACAGCGTGTGCTGATTAGCTGAAATCAGCTTCAAGTCCTACTACGTCAACTCGACTGTTAGTTTTTGACTGGCCGGATTTTTATTAGCCTTTGCTCCCGTTACAAgtacttttttgaaatttttgatacaattttttttcttttttttcgagtaATTTATCGTGAGAGAAACCTCACTATAATCCTGTAAAAATGCCTGTCCACTGTCCTattaagcagtggcgtggcatgtttTGCAATtgcaaaattctgcaaaaaatttcaaggaatgatgtcaatttgttctccttcaaaaaaataacatagaggcggagattttcagacactgcaaacgagctaagtgattgcgaacttacgccATCGATATGTCATTCCTCGAGTCTTGTTgcgttcttttattttattacaaaaattgaGTTTCTTCTTTAAAGTAACGCAATACATCGTGTCGGCGCGTTGACCCAGAGATTTTTCAACGTTGAATCCAAACTATAAATGACATTAAGGATGCTATAACTAAGCAGAATTTAACCAACGAGCTTAATGTGCCAGTCACAGAGCACTCAACTCCGTAAACGTtacttgaaatttcgaattaaaGTAGGTAAGCAATGTTTCAAAACACAAATGAAGAGAATCCAATTAGGATATCAAAACTTAATCAAAACTCAAACGAGCAGGAGAGAAGAACAAATATGATCCACTTGAGACGGTAGGAATGAGATGATTATTGGTTtgtcaatatcaataatcacgcactctttttctttcctttctctcTCATTTCCGTTTGCTAGTTCCGATATAAAAAGCAACAAGAGGCTAAATACCAATCCCCAAGTggtaaaatctacatttttgttcaaattttaaaactagaaaaattgtTTGACGTGGTGAtttgcctgaaaaattttatttttgtgaagaaagTTATAAAGGAGGAATTTACTATCCTCCAAAATTTTGCGCGATTTTTATTCTCCCGGATGAATACTCATGCATGcaccttctttttttataaTGCATATTATTAGTTTTCACTTttgataaaaacatttttagaaacaAAACTAGCATACTTTTAAGAAGGGACGAATGCTATTCATTTTACACATTCAATCTACAGGTTATAGTCAAACACATTTTTACACCTATTGGGATATTTTCCATCGACTCACTAATGACTGCCCATGGTAATGTAGATACTGAATAAAACTTGCAAGAATAATTAAAGTATTGAGCTTCCAGCCGTATAGGCGTGTTTTACAAACTCTCGAAAGATGAAAGAATCTTTTTTGGTATACTTgctgtttccaaaaatttgagacACAGTATAGTGAccaagaaacaaaaatatatgtatatggATTGATTAACACATAAGTCGAATTTACCCTTATGACCGTTGTGATCTGTGGGCGTAGgctcaattttataaaatggCTAAGTTTTTGGTTACTATTCTGTCTCAAATTGTTGGAAACAGCAACTACACCACAGCTGAAAGCTCAATActttatttctttcaattatAAGCAGCCGAAAACCCAACAATTCTGAGCAACCTTTTATTCCCTATTACGTAtcaaacttcgaaggattcttgATACACGTAAAGTACTTGAGTTTagttaagagagagaaaaataatgtaagaaaaatattaatcaacTGCAATACTGATCTGTTGTATGGCATTTTTAGATCataattcaaaagaaaacttcattacgagaGCAAACACTTACATTTTCTAGAAATCGAGACAGTTCAAACGTAGAATAAGACCCTCCAAGAGTAGAGAAAAATTATGGAGGGAAATGGGAGGGAGAGGGGAGCTTAAGATAAGTTCTGACCGATTATTTACCTTTCATACCTATATTGCGccgaagataaaaaaaagaatcgaaCTCCGATACGTATGAAAGAAACGTGCACTTTTTAAAGCGGTTAGATACCTATTCCCGTCTGGGgcctcaaatttcaaagcaaaaacaAGCAGAATTGAAGAATGTTTCCTGTTGCCTTTTGGGACTGTCGATTAAGTAAGCAAGGCACTTGGAGGGAAGGAATGTCAaaactcaagaggtgccttaAAGAGAGAAGGGAGGGTCAAGCACTGCCTTACATGTCCATGGCAAAACGTCAGCTTGAAGAAATGCCGTTTTTAAATCAATACTTTTTTTGAAGTCTTCAAATTCTCTTTTATTCTAGATACATCATATcacaagaattgccaagtttcatctatCTCATTATCTTTCATtccacaattggacgtatttctgccaaacgaaactatgtgcattaattatgacgtgagtcctttTACGCCTATATTCTTAtgtgtctcagggctcatatatcttaatgcacatcgttccgtttggtagaaatacgtccaaccaAGCCACATGAGTATTGCCATATTAAAttaagcaatttaatttttacgtaaaaagatTATCCgaatttttgtgtaaatatcAGTGAATTtactttccttaaaattgtcaaaagaaTCTGCAAgaacattctcttgtaaaaaattgaattgccccattaaatttggcgatacctgatgtggtttggttcctttttgctaaacgcggtccaattacaaAGCGTCCATTACCCTCTAGATGTTTTTAGTTTCTTTTTCTCAGTTCGTGGATCACGCCGAGAGCAAAATATCGTGTCAATAGTAAACTGCTTACTAAGTGGCATAAATCGCGTACTGAAGACACGGCTTGAAACAGCTTGAAATTGTTGTCAGCTACGCATGGTCATCTTTGACGCAAGGTTTAGCTTAAACCACAGGAGAATCTCACGGGGTCACGCACTCACGCGGAGGTTCGGCGATTTTGAGGATTTGGAGACGGCTTGGCTCCTTGACCACCtcccacactgccgtgctaaggaaaaacgccgtataaacatacgagagttgccaaatttcctccaacaaatcgttcattttttaggagaattatgaatattttctctcgaaattttcagataatttaaatctgattgcgaaaaaaattctccgaaaaattggaggaaaaatatttacagatttgcccgaaaatttgtatttaatcaaaagaaatttggcaacgtcagagggctcatacggcgttcttccctagcacggcagtacagacaCAAGAAGGAGAATGACAATACGAGCGGTTGAGGTATCATGCACCATTGTTTCCGTGCCACTCTTTTGACCTGTATGCTACCTCTTGTCAAACATAGTCTTTCAAGTTCAGCAAGAACGACGTAAATCCTGCGGGAACTTGGTGCTGATACGGGGTTCTTCCTGAACACAGAAGCAACCTGCGACGTGGTCACTTCACACTGACTGGCGAGCAGCGAGCTCGACCTATGAGagtgctattctgccgtgctaaggaaaagcaccgtataaaccttcaggcgttgccaaatatcctttggtgagtcacgaatttttgggaaattagtgcatattttccttctaatttttcagataattctgttcgcaaattttcctaaagttactgaaaatttcaaggaaaaatattcatagatttcctgaaaaataaacattttatcggaggacaagttaaagtttatttgattttttttttcattaaaacacGGTTTTATTTCgtcttctgtaaaaatttagtttttcaaaaaaaattcaggtttCAAAATCAACTGATTCTTGCGAATTTAAGGATGTCTTACACTAATGATCGATTTTGATTGGAGGAAGTATCTTCTTAAACCATTATTTATATCATGGTAAATTTTTGACGCGACTTTTCACCCTGCCTAACCTACCCAGCCTGCTGCCCTGTCAATGTTGAAGTATGAGCAACAATTCTCTTTCAGATATTCCACGAgggaaggttggctgccctttgaCCTCTGTAGGGTATCCATGGAATGTGCGCCTACACGTCTACTCTTTACATGTCGACTCATAGTTTGTCAAAACGGACATTTTCTTGTTCTCTCATTAGGTTGTtgttccctcacgaaagaacgtaattacatttgagaggcttggaggacaaggcacacaAGTGAAGGTTTTGCTAATTCGAGAAATGCGTatctaaagtttcaaaattacatggagttCTAAggcggaaaaaaatttaaactctttttttttatttgttgtgaatttttcacagaatatactttcaaactaaaCTTTTCGTCGAGTTCatgaataactcaattttttcaaaaactgcttttgTGCGCCTTGCCCTCCTAACGCCTCATTTCAGTGCTGCCAAatgtcccctcgcaaattgtatttttaccagaagaatctttggcatttcactgattttttttctgatctcatgcaaaaatgagaaaaaaaattgagcaaaattgcacaggtacttatcttgtaaataattgaattgtctgagtcaattttgcgaccttggAATGTCGTCCAGGAagcgacgacgcacagtggatcgagtcaatcagagaggtcggacaaaacatttgtgactaaaactgcaaattttgatgttaatttcgtcacatttttaagtttaaggcgtgtttcgagaagaaaatttcaagagaaaaccaatagagccactttcagaacttcaaagcttcgtatgaacggagttataagcgtttaaagttcccaaattttgtccgacctctcctattggctcaaTCAAAACTGTGCGACGTATGAATTCCGCGGATTAGTTTGAACTCGCGTCTCGGCGCAGACCAGCTGGTGTGAGCGGACCTCAGAGCCGGATccttttttgaagttttgactCGGCCGTGTTTTACACCGTCCACAATACGGATTTAATGGGTTTACGTGCCGCGGAGTCAGGCAAAATAGGTTGAAAGGCTCCCGGTGGGCTCCATTCACCTTTTTCACACATTCACAGAATCCGTTCCGGTCTTTTCAGGCGCGCGTCTCTATATTTCATTCACGTCGCCGAACGCATTCTCGCGGATCCTTTCCGGAAAAGTAAAAAACCCGACCGGTAGCCAATTTCATAGGTTTCACGCCATGATTTAAATCAAACACTCACACAAGAATGCAATCCTTCGACACCGTTGTCGGGTTTACTTGGCACGTCGTTTCCTAGCTCCAACACGGGCGAATCGAGCGTTTTTTCCACGGAGGACTGGCAATTTTGTGGGCGGCTTGTTGTACAAATAACAAACAGTTTAATATGAATCGACACGGTTTGAATAATGAGCCCTCGGTGATCTACTttaaaagggagggagggggcgcgTTTGATGATTTTTCACCTGCTGTGACTATGGTGAAATTGATTTGAGTTGTGTCATTCTGCGAGAAATATGATGTAGACGGAAACACTTTCCGGATCATCAGATAGACCTCGCAACTATATATTTTCAGCGTATATCGTTTGTACAGAGGAATTTTTGTTGAGTTAAGAACTGGTTCAAACTTTTGGTCCACGAAACCTTTAGGAAAACTTGTCTGTAGACATTTGCCTTTTTTCTAATGATCATGCAGTTATAAAGATTGCCtgcagaaattttgaactgAGCAAGGCCCACTGAACCAATATTGAgacgaaaaaaaatcgagtgataattttttataagaataaTATGCAAGAATAGCTCGATTTATTCGATGAAAAACAAACGCGAGAAAATGGGTATAGGTACCAAGCAAAAACGTGTTGCCAACGTAAAAAACTGCCACCGGTTTACTTACGAtggctcattttttaaacgttAAAACCATCGTTGGTTTAGCGAGTTAGTACCGGGTGGGCAGAATTTGATGACCGGAATGTTGTAAAttgtattataattttttcaccGTTGATCTTGCTGAacatcaatttattttaattttggcaagaattaaaaaaaattagtaaaatgaatttttgaaaaaaattgtaaatgaaAGAATAGTTTATACATGACGATGTGGATTAAAATATCCACGAGGTTGATACTCCTCAAACTTTAAATTATACATGTGATTGTGATATGATACCTTTAGAACCAGGCAATCAAGCTCTAGTGGCATGGATCACTTATGATTATGAAGGCAACGCCTTGCAaagtaattttcttaaaatttattgtTTTAATCTTTATAAATTCTTATTTGCATTATGACAACATGAAGCTTTTAGACTTGTTTAAAACCTAAAAATGCTGCAAAAAACGAAAGCTAACGCTTATTGAGGAAAATCGACAAAAAAgctaaatttcttacttcactgAAGCACAGTTTAGACGAAAGGCGACTCTTCCTCTACGATAAAATATTGGGTTTCCAAGCGACAAAATTCTCGAATTTCATCGAAAACTTGTGGTAACAGAAtgataattttctcatttctacATACAATACTAGGATCAGGCTCTATTGTAAATAATTGTTCAGTGGCACCACCCTGGACAAATTGCCCATAGATGCATGAGACACCACAAATTCTTCAGTTTATACTTAATGTTTCCTGTCTCATTCGAGTATCTTAGCAAGATACCAACAGCTCCTCCAAAATTATGCTAATTTATCAGGAGATGACATTGATATTTATATCGTTGTCCATGCTAAACTAATTcgacataaaaaaaattgaagtcttATTTTGAAGAGACAAAGCAGCCTAGTTGTGCCAACTAGATTTTTTTGGGATGTATGAATTGGTTTAGTCTCACAGATTGAATACCTATTGCTACAAATCCTACTACGTGATGCTGTAATTTACAGATCGTAGAGAGGCAGATTCAAATTTCAACACTATGTTACGAGGTTGAATTTTAAAACGTTTCAGCATAGttttatgccgcaatcacacgctgaatttagcagctgaatgtggaagtcaacagtcatcgcccaacggctgaaatttagcaaattcgagttattttcatccagatgtgtatcaaatctactcgaatagacattcagacaaattcaacattagtccgatggttgctgagaatcgttgctgaattttgcgcgtcacgcgtaAAATTCAggaccgatgacttccacattcaagccagattcagctcccacattcagcgtgtgattgcggcattattTAGAACACTTCCTAGCTAATTTTTCCAATGAGGACACGTTTTAGTTAGTTTCATCCTTCTGAGGTcggacatgtttttttttttttttttttttttttttttttttttttttaaatttgtaagtTAAGACGAAACGAAGACGCTGAGCCTGTGAAAAATTATTTCCCCATGCTCATGTTTCTCGAGCATCGACAAATTCTTAACTTGTTTTTCGCGTGGTTTCAAAATTCTCGCATCAGATGTTGAAATTGTAACATTTAATCGCAGCCCTTTTCAACTGTTCAACCCAAAGTACAGCGCACAATTTGTCGTTTAAACGACAAATTATTCCCtttcgaaagaacgtaactacattataattttgccaaaaatcCTATCCCAAAAtcgtatttttaccaggaaaattttgggaatttctaactgatattttcaacgatttttctgCCAATCTCATACAAAACGCAGGATAATTTTGGACAGAAACTAGGCAGGaatattcttccaaaaaaattgactgcTTTGAGTTAATAttcaaccttgaaatggagttacattccttcgttcGGAAAACGACAAattgcagaggtggactctccaTAATGagaatttaggcggatttcaaAAGCTCAGGCCGGTTCTCGAATTCTTCGAGCCTTTCgctaaaattttccggaatttaCTATTTAGTGACCTTTTTCTACATAACGATGAAAGGAAGCACGGTTCAATTTTGGACATCGAACTTTTTCGGCTCAGATGACCGAAGTTTTTGACCGCGGAAACCGAGCATTGGCTTAGTTTACCTATACATTCGGTTGCTGCAAACGAAAATTTCAGTCACCTGAACCGTGAAGTCCACTATTCAATATGCACCAAAGTTCAGCcccaaaaattgaactttttcttctgaaaatagTATAACAACTAGAATAATCGTCCTCAGAGCCGTAAAGCTCCCAAACCTTGATCGTTTTAACCATATAAGTCAGAGGAGCTCAAAAAAACGTTTGAGAGGggtaattttccaaaattccggGGAGACTCCCTAAGACTCTCTCCTTAAAGAGGGCACTATATACCTTAACCGCCGCCGCccctcagtggatcgagtcaattagagtggTCAGACATGACGGTTTTTACTGaaactgctaattttgatgttaattttgttacatttcaatttttaaggggtgctcGTAACAGaacatttcacgaggaaaccaatgaaatcacttttagaacctcaaagttttgtataaacggaattataggcgtttaaagtttccaacttttgtccgacctcgcctattgactcgatcgacTGTGCGCCCCCTCCAAGAATAAATTGAAGTTAAATTCCCCTCCTTTTTGGAAAAACACTTTGATTTCCGGggaatcttttaaaattttgaatataagGTAAAGATACGCACCTTGGCGTGTTGAGAGGTAAATCCTTTTATAAACGTCGCTCCAAGCGGGTATATTCACATTGAGGTAAACACTTATCCTGGGATCCACTGGAACTTTAAACTTAAGAGTCGGCACGAGACGAAGACGCACGAGATTGGTTCTGACGGGACGACGCGCGGATTGATGCCGGGCACGATTCAGGAGTCGAACTTAACAGAACGAGGAACACAATCGCAACTTAGAACTGGAACTATTTACAGTCTATCACAAATTAGGAGAGCCGGGAGGCCATCGCTTTGGTCGAGAGTAGAGATTGTTGCTAATATATATAACTCTGAACATTATATATATTTCAGGTTTAGGCATGAGGATCACAGGCTGCTTAGGCGAGCGGGTACTGTCACAAGGCAGTACTCGCCGTTGGCGGGTGGTGGTACAGGGAGCTTTGGTAGTAGGAATCGTTATACTGGGCGTACTGGGCCATGTCGTACATGCGGATCTCGGCCTTGCTCTCGGCCGGCAGGAGCCGCGTTATCGAGAACGGGTGCGAGGAGGCCGCGTACTCAGACTTGAGGTGGTGACCGTAGTGGTCCAGGGGCAAGCACCTCCCGGCCACGACGGCGGCCAGGTCGTCTTGGGGTTGCTGCAAACACAGCTCCGACTGGTGAAGAAGGCTCTCGTCCAGCTTCCCACTCAGGGCGCCCAGGTCGTTGCCCTTGTTGTCGTGGTGGAGTCGCTCGCCGCCCTTCTTGTCCTCGTGGTGGTGGTGATGGTGCGGGTGCGGCGAGACCGTCTTGTGCGCCTGTCGGATGGCTTCCTTCTTGTCGTCCTTGAACCTCTTCTGCCGCCGGAGATAGCACCCGTTCTCGAACATGTTCCCGGAGTCCGGGTGGAGGGTCCAGAAGGAGCCCTTCCCGGGCTTGTCCGGCGTCCGGGGGACCTTGACGAAGCAGTCGTTGAAGGACAAGGAATGCCGTATGGAGTTCTGCCAGCGCTGCTGGTTTTGCCGGTAGAACGGGAACAGGTCCATGATGAATTGGTAGATCTCGGAGAGGGTGAGCATCTTGGTCGGCGAGTTCTGGATGGCCATGGTGATGAGGGAGATGTAGGAGTAGGGCGGTTTGGCGTGGGTGTAGCTGCGGCGGTAGGTCTTGTCGGCGCGGGCCCTCTGGAGGGCGGCGGCGTCGGGGGAGGCGGCCTCGGGGACGCCGCCGAGGTCGGGGCGCCCGCCCATGCCGAGGGCGCCGTTGTAGCCCATGGAGCCCATGCAGGAGCCGTTCATCTGGGAGCCGTAGCCCATGGCGGCCGGGCCCATGCAGCTCCCGTTCATGGCCATCTGGGCGACCCCTGAGGAGGCGAGCATGTTCGGGTTGAAGGTGGGCGCCGTTTGCGGCGAGCAGTTGCTTACCGACATGGAGTAGGACGAGGGCGACATGGCGTGGCTCATCGAGGCCGAGTCTCCGTACAGTTTCTGCGAGAGCATCGTCATCCTAACCTCACTCGCATGGAGCGCGGTGCCCGGTTCCCCGCGGAGGGGCGACAAAACACTCACTGATTGAAAAAGCAAACACTGGAGCCGCGCCACGCACAGATCTGCACAAGAACGAGCGTGTTGTTTGGCTAAGAGAGGGGGACGCACTGTTTGGCTTTCTAAGATTCAACTGAAGTGCCTATACAAAGTCGAGGAGCGGCCGAGGCAGGAGCCAGGGCTCGCGGCCGGAGCATCGGGGGTGGGGGACCGCCCTCCAAGCCGAGACCACGCCTCCGGCCGGTTGCCACGGCGACGCCAATCCCGGAGCAGGACGCCGCCCCGCTCCGCCTCCCTCCTCCGGCGGCGCCTGGCGTCGCGGCGACCCACCGACGACAACCACGTCGCTCCGCGGCTCCATTCGCACGTACACGCTCTCTTCTCTCGCGCCTCGCTGCTTCGCCCGATTCCGGccgtgcgcccccccccccgcccttgTCGTCGCTTCCCCCCGCCCTTTGGCTTCCCCC is part of the Bemisia tabaci chromosome 1, PGI_BMITA_v3 genome and encodes:
- the fkh gene encoding silk gland factor 1, translating into MTMLSQKLYGDSASMSHAMSPSSYSMSVSNCSPQTAPTFNPNMLASSGVAQMAMNGSCMGPAAMGYGSQMNGSCMGSMGYNGALGMGGRPDLGGVPEAASPDAAALQRARADKTYRRSYTHAKPPYSYISLITMAIQNSPTKMLTLSEIYQFIMDLFPFYRQNQQRWQNSIRHSLSFNDCFVKVPRTPDKPGKGSFWTLHPDSGNMFENGCYLRRQKRFKDDKKEAIRQAHKTVSPHPHHHHHHEDKKGGERLHHDNKGNDLGALSGKLDESLLHQSELCLQQPQDDLAAVVAGRCLPLDHYGHHLKSEYAASSHPFSITRLLPAESKAEIRMYDMAQYAQYNDSYYQSSLYHHPPTASTAL